A part of Octopus sinensis linkage group LG7, ASM634580v1, whole genome shotgun sequence genomic DNA contains:
- the LOC115213944 gene encoding zinc finger protein 62-like → MEDVKNLDTSDTTVFTNINPTKWTNRGEEPLPGEAFTKRSEPGSDSEYRCEICKKLFTSESEVLRHKGIHNREKPYHCDVCWKSFLYNCNLISHKRIHTGEKPFHCEVCGKCFVQNSNLTIHKRIHSGEKPYSCDVCGKSFVNNSDLNRHKKIHSGEKPCRCEICGKSFITNTKLTTHIRIHTGEKRFHCDICGKFFTQNSNLVIHKRRHTGEKPFHCDICGRSFITNGLLKTHRIIHTGDNPFHCDICGKCFSVNSSLVVHKRIHSGEKPYHCEICEKSFISNSKLTIHIRSHTGEQPYSCEICGESFVSNSKLRIHIRSHTGEQPYCCEVCGKSFVNNCDLKRHRRIHTGEKPFHCEICGKSFIDNSHLVVHRRIHTGEKPHRCDVCGKCFVSNSYLTSHKRIHTGEKPFHCEVCGKSFITNGLLKTHRVIHTGEKPFHCEICGKSFITNGLLQTHKRIHTGEKPFHCEICGKCFITNGHLTTHKRTHTGEKPFHCEICGKSFITNSLLKTHKIRHSGEKPFHCEVCGKSFIANGLLSIHRRIHSGEKPFQCEICGKSFVNNANLVIHIRTHTGEKPFHCEVCEKSFVCNDYLKRHKRIHGGGGKSFNCET, encoded by the coding sequence ATGGAGGACGTTAAAAACTTGGACACCTCCGACACAACTGTTTTTACTAATATAAATCCAACGAAATGGACAAACAGAGGCGAGGAACCGTTACCTGGTGAAGCGTTTACTAAAAGATCTGAACCCGGCAGCGATTCTGAATATCGCTGTGAGATTTGTAAGAAACTATTCACTTCAGAAAGCGAAGTGTTGAGGCACAAAGGAATCCACAACAGGGAAAAACCTTACCACTGTGATGTCTGTTGGAAATCTTTTCTCTATAATTGTAATTTAATAAGTCACAAACGAAtccatacgggagagaagccgtTCCATTGCGAAGTGTGTGGCAAGTGTTTTGTTCAGAATAGTAATTTGACGATACACAAAAGGATTCACTCGGGAGAGAAACCGTATTCCTGCGATGTGTGTGGCAAGTCTTTCGTTAATAATAGCGATTTGAATCGTCACAAAAAAATCCACAGCGGAGAGAAACCTTGTCGTTGCGAGATCTGTGGCAAATCGTTTATCACCAACACGAAACTAACGACTCACATCAGAATCCACACGGGCGAGAAACGGTTCCATTGCGACATCTGTGGCAAATTCTTCACACAGAATTCGAATCTTGTTATTCACAAACGTAGACACACGGGAGAGAAACCGTtccactgtgacatctgtgggagGTCATTCATCACGAATGGTCTGTTGAAAACGCACAGAATTATACACACGGGAGACAATCCATtccattgcgatatctgtgggaAATGTTTTTCTGTGAATTCTAGTCTTGTTGTTCATAAGAGGATCCATAGTGGAGAAAAACCGTATCATTGTGAGATTTGTGAGAAATCTTTCATCTCTAATTCTAAGCTGACGATCCACATCCGTAGCCATACTGGAGAACAGCCATACAGCTGTGAAATCTGTGGGGAATCTTTTGTGTCGAATTCCAAACTTCGAATCCACATTCGTAGTCACACAGGAGAACAACCGTATTGCTGTGAAGTGTGTGggaaatcttttgtaaataattgTGATTTAAAGAGACACAGACGAAtccatacgggagagaagccattcCACTGTGAAATCTGCGGCAAATCATTTATTGATAATTCTCACCTTGTCGTCCATAGACGAATCCACACAGGCGAAAAACCACATCGTTGTGATGTGTGTGGGAAATGTTTCGTGTCAAATAGTTATTTAACAAGTCACAAACgaatccatacaggagagaaaccattccaCTGTGAAGTCTGTGGTAAGTCTTTCATCACCAACGGTCTTTTGAAAACACACAGAGtaattcacacaggagagaaaccgttccATTGCGAAATCTGTGGCAAATCCTTCATCACAAATGGTCTTTTACAAACTCACAAACgaatccatacaggagagaaaccattccaCTGCGAAATCTGTGGCAAGTGTTTTATCACCAATGGCCACTTAACGACCCACAAACGGACACACACAGGTGAAAAACCGTtccattgtgaaatctgtggcaagTCTTTTATTACTAACAGTctgttaaaaacacacaaaataagaCATTCTGGAGAGAAGCCCTTCCATTGCGAAGTGTGCGGCAAATCTTTTATTGCCAATGGTCTTTTATCAATCCATAGAAGGATCCATagtggagagaaaccatttcagtgtgaaatctgtgggaaatCTTTTGTGAATAATGCAAATCTTGTAATCCACATCCGcactcatacgggagagaaaccgttCCACTGTGAAGTGTGTGAGAAATCTTTTGTTTGTAATGATTATTTGAAGAGACATAAGCGTATACATGGTGGAGGAGGGAAGAGTTTCAACTGTGAAACTTGA